Proteins encoded in a region of the Halarcobacter mediterraneus genome:
- a CDS encoding EAL domain-containing response regulator, translated as MINKFNLEELKNKAQKIKLLYAEDDPAIMKSIVGLLESIFKKQNIITAKDGQEALEKFQEEGNIDLIITDINMPKMTGINLIEEIRKFNIDIPTIIISAYDNKNLINDAIRAGIDGFIFKPLEIEQFYQTLKKVIEKCNLIKENKKNLIILKQYQDITNKSAIISKTDPRGVITFVNENFCEISGYTEEELVGNNHSIVRHPDNPKELFTELWQTIRVEKRPWTGIIKNLSKDGKSYFVKSTIKPILDHNGEIIEYMALRDNVTQIMSERRQLIASLESCNKVFLALIQIENFDILDKFYDNKSIEKIEEIYGDTIIGLLPKEAQIFEKIYKLGDGLFALSCDYSRLEKINKPINNLLSELIINTKQETIRFENIEYDISIIASYCIGEKNIYENAKYGIEKAIESNISLLFANNLVEEAQKTAQRNIETIHMVKKALDNYKIVSFFQPIVENKTQKIIKYESLVRLINEEGETISPFFFLDVSKKGAYYTKITNRVIESSFNVLEHIKHNVSINLSVLDIENNSIRKKIIELISKEKYKGRITFELLEDENIKDFTTIKNFISQVKEIGNVKIAIDDFGSGYSNFERLLEYTPDILKIDGSLIKNIETDTFSRNLVETIVSFAKKQNIETVAEYVENENIYKILKEMGVDYSQGYYFGKPEKII; from the coding sequence ATGATAAATAAATTTAATTTGGAAGAATTAAAAAATAAAGCTCAAAAAATAAAACTTCTCTATGCAGAAGATGATCCTGCTATTATGAAAAGTATTGTTGGCTTATTAGAATCCATATTTAAAAAACAAAATATAATAACCGCAAAAGATGGGCAAGAAGCTTTAGAAAAGTTTCAAGAAGAAGGAAATATTGATTTAATCATAACTGATATAAATATGCCCAAAATGACTGGTATAAACCTAATAGAAGAAATTAGAAAATTTAATATTGATATTCCTACTATAATCATTTCAGCGTATGACAATAAAAACTTAATAAATGATGCAATAAGAGCAGGAATAGATGGTTTTATCTTTAAACCTTTAGAAATAGAACAATTCTATCAAACCCTAAAGAAAGTAATTGAAAAATGTAATCTTATAAAAGAAAATAAAAAGAATCTAATCATTTTAAAACAGTATCAAGATATTACAAACAAAAGTGCAATCATTTCAAAAACTGACCCAAGAGGTGTTATTACCTTTGTAAATGAAAACTTTTGTGAAATATCAGGATATACAGAAGAGGAATTAGTTGGAAACAATCATAGTATTGTAAGACATCCAGATAATCCAAAAGAGTTATTTACTGAACTTTGGCAAACAATAAGAGTTGAAAAAAGACCTTGGACAGGAATTATTAAAAATCTTTCAAAAGATGGGAAAAGTTATTTTGTAAAATCTACTATAAAACCTATACTTGACCATAATGGAGAAATTATTGAATATATGGCATTAAGAGATAATGTAACCCAAATAATGAGTGAAAGAAGACAATTAATTGCAAGTTTAGAGTCTTGTAACAAAGTTTTTCTAGCCTTAATTCAAATAGAAAACTTCGATATTCTAGATAAATTCTATGATAATAAAAGTATTGAAAAGATTGAAGAAATTTATGGAGATACGATTATAGGATTATTACCAAAAGAAGCTCAAATCTTTGAAAAGATTTATAAATTAGGAGATGGTCTTTTTGCTCTTAGCTGTGATTATTCAAGACTAGAAAAGATTAATAAACCAATAAACAATCTTCTTAGTGAATTAATAATAAATACAAAACAAGAAACCATTAGATTTGAAAATATTGAATATGATATTTCAATTATTGCAAGTTATTGTATTGGAGAAAAGAATATCTATGAAAATGCTAAGTATGGCATTGAAAAAGCTATAGAATCAAATATAAGCTTGCTTTTCGCAAACAATCTTGTAGAAGAAGCACAAAAAACAGCCCAAAGAAATATTGAAACAATTCATATGGTAAAAAAAGCCCTTGATAACTATAAAATTGTCTCTTTTTTCCAACCAATTGTTGAAAATAAAACTCAAAAAATCATAAAATATGAATCTTTAGTAAGACTTATAAATGAAGAAGGAGAAACAATTTCTCCTTTTTTCTTTCTTGATGTTTCTAAAAAAGGTGCTTATTATACAAAAATTACAAATAGAGTAATTGAAAGTTCTTTTAATGTCCTTGAACACATAAAACATAATGTTAGCATTAACTTATCTGTTTTGGATATAGAAAATAATAGTATTAGAAAAAAAATTATTGAACTTATTAGCAAAGAAAAATATAAAGGTAGAATTACCTTTGAACTTTTAGAAGATGAAAATATTAAAGACTTTACTACTATTAAAAATTTTATTTCACAAGTTAAAGAAATAGGTAATGTAAAAATTGCTATAGATGATTTTGGAAGTGGATACTCAAACTTTGAAAGATTATTAGAATATACTCCAGATATACTAAAAATTGATGGTTCATTAATTAAAAATATTGAGACAGACACTTTTAGTAGAAATTTAGTAGAAACCATAGTAAGTTTTGCAAAAAAACAAAATATTGAAACCGTTGCGGAATATGTAGAAAATGAAAATATATATAAAATCTTAAAAGAAATGGGAGTTGATTACTCACAAGGTTATTATTTTGGAAAGCCTGAAAAAATAATATAA
- a CDS encoding alkaline phosphatase D family protein: protein MKFTRRDFLKISALSFYSIVVSTGLSACGSNSNSTNVDFLHGVASGDPTEDSVIIWTRLTPENNLNELSLSYEVSKFEDFSTLIHSGDAKAKKDNDYTVKIDLQNLESDKEYYYRFKANDKVSVIGKTKTISSNPSQVKMAVFSCSNYPNGYFNAYMEASKIQDLDVVLHLGDYIYEYGMFEADGLTPAYATKNAVEIGRALPSDNDTELLTIEDYRKRYALYRTDEGLQALHKKVPFITVWDDHEIANDTYKDGAQNHNNDTEGDFQTRKMAALKAYFEWLPIRAYEEDNNEIIYRNFEFGDLVSLYMLDTRVLSRDKQLNYSNYFDKSANFDSVSFSSDLLDSSRTMLGNEQLLWLQNKLSTSASTWQVLGQQVLMGRMFLPAELLTSISQLENDLTDEQKLALLTQLNEQVSELVSIKTRILSGGSTVSEEEALRLNTTLPYNLDAWDGYFYEREVLLGTSLSLGKNLIVLSGDTHNSWANELKDSNGNSVGVEYAVTSVSSPGMEDYAGLTSMDSAKAFENAISFLIDDLKYTNLNQRGFMTVTFTEDEATTNWYYLDNYASTNYSLDASRQVSLKTLVNTNKIV, encoded by the coding sequence ATGAAATTTACAAGAAGAGACTTTCTTAAAATATCTGCATTAAGTTTTTATTCTATAGTTGTTTCTACTGGGTTAAGTGCCTGTGGTAGTAATTCAAATTCAACAAATGTTGATTTCTTGCATGGGGTTGCTAGTGGAGATCCTACTGAAGATAGTGTAATAATCTGGACTAGACTTACTCCTGAAAATAATTTAAATGAATTAAGTCTTTCTTATGAAGTCTCAAAATTTGAAGACTTTTCTACTTTGATTCATTCAGGTGATGCAAAAGCTAAAAAAGACAATGATTATACTGTCAAAATAGACTTACAAAACTTAGAATCTGATAAAGAATATTATTATAGATTTAAAGCAAATGATAAAGTTTCAGTTATAGGAAAAACAAAAACTATTTCATCTAATCCTAGTCAAGTAAAAATGGCGGTATTTTCATGTTCTAACTATCCAAATGGATATTTTAATGCATATATGGAAGCTTCAAAAATACAAGATTTAGATGTTGTTTTACATTTAGGTGATTATATATATGAATATGGAATGTTTGAAGCTGATGGACTTACTCCTGCTTATGCTACTAAAAATGCTGTTGAAATAGGTAGAGCTTTGCCTAGTGATAATGACACAGAGCTTTTAACCATAGAGGATTATAGAAAAAGATATGCTTTATATAGAACAGATGAAGGCTTACAAGCTCTACATAAGAAAGTACCATTTATAACTGTTTGGGATGACCATGAAATAGCAAATGATACTTATAAAGATGGAGCCCAGAATCATAATAATGATACAGAAGGAGATTTTCAAACAAGAAAAATGGCAGCTTTAAAAGCTTATTTTGAATGGTTACCTATTAGAGCTTATGAAGAAGATAATAATGAGATTATCTATAGAAATTTTGAGTTTGGAGATTTAGTAAGTTTATATATGCTTGATACTAGAGTATTAAGTAGAGATAAACAATTAAACTATTCAAACTATTTTGATAAAAGTGCAAATTTTGATTCTGTAAGTTTTTCTTCAGATTTACTTGATTCAAGTAGAACAATGTTAGGAAATGAGCAATTATTATGGTTACAAAATAAATTAAGCACATCAGCTTCAACTTGGCAGGTTTTAGGTCAACAAGTACTAATGGGAAGAATGTTTTTACCAGCAGAATTACTAACATCTATTTCTCAGTTAGAAAATGATTTAACAGATGAACAAAAACTTGCTTTATTAACTCAGTTAAATGAACAAGTTTCGGAACTTGTTTCAATAAAAACAAGGATTTTATCAGGAGGTTCAACAGTAAGTGAAGAAGAAGCTTTAAGGCTTAATACTACATTACCATATAACTTAGATGCTTGGGATGGGTATTTTTATGAAAGAGAAGTTCTTTTAGGCACTTCTTTGTCTTTAGGGAAAAATCTTATTGTTTTATCAGGAGACACTCATAATTCTTGGGCAAATGAATTAAAAGATTCTAATGGAAATAGTGTGGGTGTAGAATATGCAGTTACTTCTGTATCTTCACCAGGGATGGAAGATTATGCAGGTTTAACTTCTATGGATTCTGCAAAAGCTTTTGAAAATGCAATTTCTTTTTTAATAGATGATTTAAAATATACAAACTTAAATCAAAGAGGATTTATGACTGTAACTTTCACAGAGGATGAAGCTACTACAAATTGGTATTATTTGGATAATTATGCTTCTACTAATTATAGTTTAGATGCATCAAGACAAGTATCTTTAAAAACTTTAGTTAATACAAATAAAATAGTATAA
- the serS gene encoding serine--tRNA ligase has protein sequence MIDVRLLQKDFENIANSLERKGVEQEVLDNLKAISEEAKVKRQEMENVTAEQNKLSKEFGRYKKEGLDIAPLQANINELKAQKQEMEEEVRVLEEKLTSIALGVPNLPDANVPDGADEEENVVLETIGEKPTFDFEPKEHWDLDNGWLDFERGVKLAKSRFSAIKGQGARLERALINYMLDFNRQRGFEEWYVPFMANSNTLQGTGQLPKFEDDLFKIEGEDLYLIPTAEVSLTNLYNDEIVPAEELPLMLTSYTPCFRKEAGSAGRDTRGLIRQHQFDKVEMVAITKQEESEEVFEKMVSCASDLLTSLGLAHQKVQLCTGDLGFSAAVTIDLEVWLPGQNKYREISSISNTREFQARRAKIRYKDGKKNILAHTLNGSSLAVGRTLLAIMENYQQEDGTVAIPEVLKKYM, from the coding sequence ATGATTGATGTAAGACTACTACAAAAAGATTTTGAAAATATTGCAAATTCACTTGAAAGAAAAGGTGTTGAGCAAGAGGTTTTAGACAACTTAAAAGCCATTTCAGAAGAAGCTAAAGTAAAAAGACAAGAGATGGAAAATGTTACAGCCGAGCAAAATAAATTATCAAAAGAGTTTGGAAGATACAAAAAAGAGGGACTTGATATTGCTCCTTTACAAGCTAATATTAATGAGTTAAAAGCACAAAAGCAAGAAATGGAAGAAGAAGTTAGAGTTTTAGAAGAAAAACTTACTTCTATTGCACTTGGTGTTCCAAATCTTCCAGATGCAAATGTTCCAGATGGTGCAGATGAAGAAGAGAATGTTGTATTAGAAACTATTGGAGAGAAACCAACTTTTGATTTTGAACCAAAAGAGCACTGGGATTTAGATAACGGTTGGTTAGACTTTGAAAGAGGTGTAAAACTAGCTAAATCAAGATTCTCTGCTATTAAAGGGCAGGGTGCAAGACTTGAAAGAGCACTTATAAATTATATGCTTGATTTTAATAGACAAAGAGGTTTTGAAGAGTGGTATGTTCCATTTATGGCAAACTCTAATACACTTCAAGGAACAGGTCAACTTCCAAAATTTGAAGATGATTTATTTAAAATTGAAGGGGAAGATTTATATTTAATTCCTACTGCTGAGGTGTCATTAACAAACCTTTACAATGATGAAATTGTTCCAGCAGAAGAGTTACCTTTAATGTTAACTTCTTATACTCCTTGTTTTAGAAAAGAAGCAGGAAGTGCGGGACGTGATACAAGAGGATTAATTAGACAACACCAATTTGATAAAGTTGAAATGGTTGCTATTACAAAACAAGAAGAGTCAGAAGAAGTATTTGAAAAAATGGTTTCTTGTGCAAGTGATTTATTAACTTCTTTAGGTCTGGCTCATCAAAAGGTGCAATTATGTACTGGTGATTTAGGTTTTAGTGCAGCTGTAACTATTGACTTAGAAGTTTGGCTTCCTGGTCAAAATAAATATAGAGAAATCTCTTCTATTTCAAATACAAGAGAGTTCCAAGCAAGACGTGCAAAAATCAGATATAAAGATGGGAAGAAAAATATTTTAGCTCATACATTAAATGGTTCAAGTTTAGCAGTTGGAAGGACTTTACTTGCAATTATGGAAAACTATCAACAAGAAGATGGAACAGTAGCAATTCCTGAAGTTCTTAAAAAATATATGTAA
- a CDS encoding PepSY-associated TM helix domain-containing protein, with translation MSLELTQKETSKLFKQRLQRVHVAVGISFSILMYLAVFFGIFAILLPYIQVWEKPSRHYQIPDVTKIDYSSMIDPVLADPEYPKINPISITLPGYMEDPALRIWTQFTETKVFNPNTTKEVKNEDEASQLARFLNHMHYGRPFKTLGYIIFGFVAVAGMFLVIGGLIQVLIIKYKDKGKNAASKFSKWHRKIFTWLFAPFIIITLTGALMNIGYSGSAPMTFLASKGQTHELWAISGPVLFPPEPRIEKKNDTVTMLTMNELLKKAKEVNPNIDYQRIKLTNWGDSSAIAKVEGYNPYMPFLNGISNKPSVTLSGVDGKVITQQKVLDKHWSGIFYDSMMFLHLLFGVDTFTRLFIATIMTICAFALGLGVLLWLEKKARKFPLNIPVYNGYSKFCLSGMIGIIPATGLLFFLQWLLPFDMENRFLIQKGLFAIFWIGTLTWAFYRINSYQAAKEFLYIGALFFVLSPFIHFYNSGFNPYELYTQNMTTILSVDIGLFIFGALLYFVAKKLPSQRKTVQEFWANKLK, from the coding sequence ATGAGTTTAGAATTAACACAAAAAGAGACAAGTAAACTATTTAAACAAAGATTACAAAGAGTACATGTAGCTGTAGGAATAAGCTTTTCTATTTTGATGTATTTAGCTGTATTTTTTGGAATTTTTGCTATTTTACTTCCATATATACAAGTTTGGGAAAAACCTTCAAGGCATTATCAAATCCCCGATGTTACAAAGATAGATTACTCTTCTATGATAGACCCAGTTCTTGCTGACCCTGAATATCCAAAAATAAACCCTATTTCAATTACACTTCCTGGATATATGGAAGATCCTGCACTTAGAATTTGGACACAATTTACTGAGACAAAAGTATTTAATCCAAATACAACTAAAGAAGTTAAAAATGAAGATGAAGCCTCTCAATTAGCAAGATTTTTAAACCATATGCACTATGGTAGACCTTTTAAAACCTTAGGTTACATTATCTTTGGTTTTGTAGCAGTTGCAGGTATGTTTTTAGTAATAGGTGGTTTAATTCAAGTTCTTATAATAAAATACAAAGATAAAGGTAAAAACGCTGCTAGCAAATTTTCTAAATGGCATCGTAAAATATTTACTTGGCTTTTTGCTCCTTTTATTATCATTACTCTTACGGGAGCTTTGATGAATATAGGATATTCAGGATCTGCACCTATGACATTTTTAGCTTCAAAAGGACAAACTCATGAACTTTGGGCTATTTCAGGTCCCGTTCTTTTTCCTCCTGAACCAAGAATAGAAAAGAAAAATGATACAGTTACTATGCTTACTATGAATGAATTATTAAAAAAAGCAAAAGAAGTAAATCCAAATATTGATTATCAAAGAATAAAACTTACAAACTGGGGTGATTCTTCTGCTATTGCAAAAGTTGAAGGCTATAATCCATATATGCCTTTTTTAAATGGTATTTCAAATAAACCAAGTGTAACATTAAGTGGTGTTGATGGAAAAGTCATAACACAACAAAAGGTTCTAGATAAACATTGGAGCGGAATCTTTTATGATAGTATGATGTTTCTTCATTTACTTTTTGGAGTAGATACTTTCACAAGATTGTTTATAGCTACTATTATGACAATATGTGCTTTTGCATTAGGTTTAGGGGTATTACTTTGGTTAGAAAAAAAAGCTAGAAAATTTCCTCTTAATATTCCTGTTTATAATGGTTATAGTAAATTTTGTCTTTCTGGAATGATTGGAATAATTCCTGCAACTGGATTGTTATTTTTCTTACAATGGTTACTTCCCTTTGATATGGAAAATAGATTTTTAATCCAAAAAGGATTATTCGCTATTTTTTGGATAGGAACTTTAACTTGGGCTTTTTATAGAATAAACTCTTATCAAGCTGCTAAAGAATTCTTGTACATAGGAGCACTATTTTTTGTATTGAGTCCTTTTATTCACTTTTATAATAGTGGTTTTAATCCTTATGAACTTTATACTCAAAATATGACAACTATTTTAAGTGTTGATATTGGATTATTTATTTTTGGGGCTTTACTTTATTTTGTAGCTAAAAAGCTTCCAAGCCAAAGAAAAACTGTTCAAGAATTTTGGGCAAATAAACTTAAATAA
- a CDS encoding RNA polymerase sigma factor, which yields MLHFYEELKSYIQKNVKNKEDAIEIVQETYTKALEFESKSIIKNKRALLYKIAKNIIIDNARKEKNYQNVLYEEENHSIPKEEQPEELIFDSIQKDLLKEAVEKLPAKNKQAFVLHFIKGYTKQQIAQIMGISLNAAQKHIRRATEKIKEYLSLYDWDINE from the coding sequence ATGTTGCATTTTTATGAAGAATTAAAATCTTATATTCAAAAAAACGTAAAAAATAAAGAAGATGCAATAGAAATAGTTCAAGAAACCTATACAAAAGCCCTTGAGTTTGAATCAAAAAGTATTATAAAAAATAAAAGGGCTTTATTGTATAAAATTGCAAAAAATATTATTATAGATAACGCCAGAAAAGAAAAAAACTATCAAAATGTCCTATATGAAGAAGAAAATCATTCAATTCCAAAAGAAGAACAACCTGAAGAATTGATTTTTGATTCAATACAAAAAGACTTATTAAAAGAAGCTGTAGAAAAACTTCCTGCAAAAAATAAACAAGCCTTTGTTTTACACTTTATAAAAGGATACACTAAACAACAAATAGCACAAATAATGGGGATAAGTCTAAATGCAGCTCAAAAACACATAAGAAGAGCTACAGAAAAAATCAAAGAATATCTATCTTTGTATGATTGGGATATAAATGAATAA
- a CDS encoding FecR family protein — translation MNKQEKIEEQAVNWYNCNKEGLTPKQKKDFNNWLNENTEHKKAYDSLNKLQTLYNSLEDEYLEELADEAIKGAKKTKILEQIKSYTIAASFFIIIFTGLFQSYNYYLQPSYINSLVTHIETIKEFKLPDNTKLALDAKTKINIKYFHNTRKIKLLYGKVFFEVEKDKNRPFNIISNKTHIQVVGTSFEVENQENKTTIKVKEGIVKISKINDFENLQTITLLKKGQELTLNKSSKVLNKSTIDINNIALWKNNKLFFDNKSLKEAVKEFSKYTRNKITIESKDIINFPITGHFNTNEIDKFLLALKTIYPIKIRKEKNIIYINKKILD, via the coding sequence ATGAATAAACAAGAAAAAATAGAAGAACAAGCAGTAAATTGGTATAACTGTAATAAAGAAGGTTTAACACCTAAACAAAAAAAAGATTTTAATAACTGGCTAAATGAAAATACAGAACATAAAAAAGCATATGATAGTTTAAATAAACTACAAACACTTTACAACTCTTTAGAGGATGAATATTTAGAAGAACTTGCAGATGAAGCTATAAAAGGAGCAAAAAAAACAAAGATATTAGAACAAATTAAATCTTATACTATTGCTGCAAGTTTTTTTATAATAATATTTACAGGACTTTTCCAAAGCTATAATTATTATCTTCAACCTAGCTATATAAACTCTTTAGTTACACATATTGAAACTATCAAAGAGTTTAAACTACCAGATAATACAAAATTAGCCCTTGATGCAAAGACAAAAATAAATATAAAATATTTTCATAATACTAGAAAAATAAAACTTTTATATGGAAAAGTATTTTTTGAAGTAGAAAAAGATAAAAATAGACCTTTTAATATAATCTCAAATAAAACTCATATTCAAGTAGTTGGAACTTCCTTTGAAGTAGAAAATCAAGAAAATAAAACAACAATAAAAGTAAAAGAAGGTATTGTAAAAATTTCAAAAATAAATGACTTTGAGAACTTGCAAACAATCACTTTATTAAAAAAAGGACAAGAACTTACTTTAAATAAATCTAGTAAAGTCCTTAATAAATCAACTATAGATATAAATAATATAGCTTTATGGAAAAATAACAAACTATTCTTTGATAATAAATCGCTAAAAGAAGCTGTAAAAGAGTTTTCAAAGTATACAAGAAATAAAATTACTATTGAAAGTAAAGACATAATAAACTTTCCTATCACAGGTCATTTTAATACAAATGAAATAGATAAATTTTTACTAGCATTAAAAACTATCTATCCAATAAAAATAAGAAAAGAAAAAAATATAATTTATATAAATAAAAAAATATTAGATTAA
- a CDS encoding DoxX family protein, with translation MKSIENFLARVLCEDIGKLILRLNLGFLMLFHGYKKYVNGIEGIKGLVTKAGLPEFLAYGVYLGEIAIPILLIIGLYTRISSLIYALTMFFAIYLAHSSHIFAINERSGALAIETPLLFLLGAVTLMFIGSGRIALDRK, from the coding sequence ATGAAATCTATAGAAAACTTTTTAGCAAGAGTTTTATGTGAAGATATTGGTAAGTTAATACTTAGACTTAATTTAGGTTTTTTAATGCTTTTTCACGGATATAAAAAATATGTAAATGGTATTGAGGGAATTAAAGGCTTAGTAACAAAAGCAGGTCTTCCTGAATTTCTTGCTTATGGAGTTTATTTAGGTGAAATTGCTATTCCTATTTTACTAATAATAGGACTGTATACTAGAATAAGTAGTTTAATTTATGCTTTAACTATGTTTTTTGCAATTTATTTAGCTCATTCTAGTCATATATTTGCAATAAATGAAAGATCAGGTGCCTTAGCTATTGAAACACCTCTTTTATTCTTACTTGGAGCTGTTACATTAATGTTCATTGGTTCAGGAAGAATCGCTTTAGATAGAAAATAA
- a CDS encoding TonB-dependent receptor, translating into MNLLKKSLIAPTLAVLLYSNLYAKESYTVESMSLKEAIENISKKVNIPYMVNSNLIKGKTSQKIENISGVKNALDKVLENSGLEATIIDGTIIIKKKKLKEKNTILNNSIHKFDDIMVTGELQERNLQNTHSSVSVILGEKLDTSMDQDLSDVLEKVAGINGVGSDLNFAIRGMKDSGVVGEGQTISYQVDGTYIPSSRALWGSSITSTWDLEQIEVLRGPQSTQQGQNAMAGAINVRTKDPIFEEEYKFRADYASFNEKKLATAINIPLNENWAFRLAGEYASNDGDIKHITTGEDVGKGETKYLRGKLRYANDNLDMILTIADNYREVPEKNIDINEYPHRRVVSKDYKMEVDSNTYNLNINYDFDDKWSIKSNSSYLDSEYTTKSDGFIRGVDDEVLSEELKVLYTEDKLRLVVGSYYSLHKEKDSSKLSGMELTRFGYPGVFMNSTGEGNDETTNYALFTELEYELNNKWTVIAGLRYDKEKQVYDSFSTTTVTPYDPVGFASSSTEDKDSKYDALLPKLGLIYTIKEDITTGFTIQKGYRAGGSAINSLGQEYEFDPEYTTNYELSFRSLLLDKTLKFNTNIFYTKYEDMQISLVGPSGSIYDSYITNGGKSSIYGAEIETDYDVNESLNLFFNLAYAKTQFDEYNEGGVDYKGKEFLNAPKWTGSIGGSYKFNRNIMMNLYGTYTSHSYATLDNTEETKSDSAFITNTSITYKSDDNWSAKLYVRNLFDKEYITYRGLYDVSQASDPRVVGISFNYQF; encoded by the coding sequence ATGAATCTATTAAAGAAATCTTTAATAGCACCAACACTGGCGGTTTTATTGTATTCAAACCTATATGCAAAGGAATCATATACTGTAGAATCAATGAGTTTAAAAGAGGCTATTGAGAACATATCGAAAAAAGTAAATATACCTTATATGGTAAATAGTAATTTAATAAAAGGTAAAACCTCACAAAAAATAGAAAATATAAGTGGGGTAAAAAATGCTTTAGATAAGGTTTTAGAAAATAGTGGATTGGAAGCTACTATTATAGATGGAACTATTATTATAAAAAAGAAAAAGTTAAAAGAAAAAAATACTATTTTAAATAATAGTATTCATAAATTTGATGATATTATGGTAACAGGAGAACTTCAAGAAAGAAACTTACAAAATACCCATTCAAGTGTCTCTGTAATATTAGGAGAAAAACTAGATACATCAATGGATCAAGATTTATCAGATGTCCTTGAAAAAGTAGCAGGTATCAATGGAGTAGGAAGTGATTTAAATTTTGCTATTAGAGGAATGAAAGATAGTGGAGTTGTGGGAGAAGGTCAGACTATATCTTATCAAGTTGATGGAACATATATCCCATCAAGTAGAGCTTTATGGGGAAGTTCTATTACAAGTACTTGGGATTTAGAACAAATTGAAGTTTTAAGAGGACCACAGTCAACGCAACAAGGACAAAATGCTATGGCTGGGGCTATAAATGTTAGAACAAAAGATCCTATTTTTGAAGAAGAGTATAAATTTAGAGCAGATTATGCTTCTTTCAACGAGAAAAAATTAGCAACAGCTATAAATATTCCTTTGAATGAAAACTGGGCATTTAGATTAGCTGGAGAATATGCTTCAAATGATGGAGATATAAAGCATATAACTACAGGTGAAGATGTAGGTAAAGGGGAAACAAAATATCTTAGGGGAAAACTAAGATATGCCAATGATAACTTAGATATGATATTGACTATTGCAGATAACTATAGAGAAGTTCCTGAAAAAAATATTGATATAAATGAATATCCACATAGAAGAGTAGTTAGCAAAGATTACAAAATGGAAGTAGATTCAAATACTTATAATCTTAATATAAATTATGATTTTGATGATAAATGGAGTATTAAATCAAATAGTTCATATTTAGATAGTGAATATACTACAAAGTCAGATGGATTTATTAGAGGAGTGGATGATGAAGTTCTATCTGAAGAATTAAAAGTACTTTATACTGAAGATAAATTAAGACTTGTTGTTGGTTCTTATTATAGTTTACATAAAGAAAAAGATTCATCTAAGCTTTCAGGAATGGAACTTACAAGATTTGGATATCCAGGAGTTTTTATGAATTCTACTGGGGAAGGAAATGATGAAACTACAAATTATGCACTTTTTACAGAACTAGAATATGAATTAAATAATAAATGGACAGTTATTGCAGGTCTTAGATATGATAAAGAGAAACAAGTATATGATAGTTTTTCAACAACTACTGTTACACCTTATGACCCTGTTGGTTTTGCAAGTAGTAGTACAGAAGATAAAGATTCAAAATATGATGCATTATTACCAAAGCTAGGACTTATATACACTATAAAAGAAGATATAACTACAGGTTTTACTATACAAAAAGGATATAGAGCAGGAGGAAGTGCAATTAATTCTTTAGGGCAGGAGTATGAATTTGATCCAGAATATACTACAAATTATGAGTTGTCATTTAGGTCATTACTTTTAGATAAAACACTTAAATTTAATACAAATATTTTTTATACAAAATATGAAGATATGCAAATATCATTAGTAGGTCCAAGTGGGAGTATATATGATAGTTATATTACAAATGGAGGAAAATCTTCAATATATGGAGCAGAAATTGAAACAGATTATGATGTAAATGAATCTTTAAATCTATTTTTTAATTTAGCATATGCAAAAACACAATTTGATGAATATAATGAAGGTGGAGTTGATTATAAAGGAAAAGAGTTCCTAAATGCTCCAAAATGGACTGGTTCTATAGGAGGTTCATATAAATTTAATAGAAATATTATGATGAATTTATATGGGACATATACAAGTCATAGTTATGCCACTTTAGATAATACTGAAGAAACAAAATCTGATTCGGCTTTTATAACAAATACAAGTATCACTTATAAATCAGATGATAATTGGTCTGCAAAATTATATGTAAGAAATCTTTTTGATAAAGAATATATAACATATAGAGGTCTTTATGATGTATCCCAAGCATCTGACCCAAGAGTAGTAGGTATTAGTTTTAACTATCAATTCTAA